The Saccharomonospora glauca K62 genome has a segment encoding these proteins:
- a CDS encoding ABC transporter ATP-binding protein, whose protein sequence is MATMLEVSGLYHRYGGGENAHLAVNDLTFTVETGQLACIVGPSGCGKSTMLRCISGLIKPSGGEVSLHGDRVDGVPKDLAVVFQDYSRSLFPWLTVRQNVEFPLRWHGIGKDERRERAQEALEWVNLPNVANKYPWQLSGGMQQRVSIARALARRPALLLMDEPFASVDAQTRFELEDLLRKVQSAHGSTILLVTHDIDESVYLGDRVLVLSKSPATIVADLTVDLPAERDQITTRESAEFVSLRAEVARLLQSGAKTPAEVGGS, encoded by the coding sequence ATGGCAACAATGCTGGAGGTGTCCGGTCTCTACCACCGCTACGGCGGTGGGGAGAACGCGCACCTCGCGGTGAACGACCTCACCTTCACCGTGGAGACCGGGCAACTCGCGTGCATCGTGGGGCCGTCCGGATGTGGCAAGTCGACGATGCTGCGCTGCATCTCGGGGCTGATCAAGCCGTCCGGCGGTGAGGTGTCGCTGCACGGGGACCGCGTGGACGGTGTCCCGAAGGACCTGGCCGTGGTGTTCCAGGACTACAGCCGGTCGCTGTTCCCGTGGCTGACGGTGCGGCAGAACGTGGAGTTCCCCCTGCGTTGGCACGGCATCGGCAAGGACGAACGCCGGGAACGGGCCCAGGAGGCCCTGGAGTGGGTGAACCTCCCCAACGTGGCCAACAAGTACCCGTGGCAGCTCTCCGGTGGTATGCAGCAGCGGGTGTCGATCGCCAGGGCCCTGGCGCGCAGGCCCGCCCTGCTGCTGATGGACGAGCCGTTCGCCTCGGTGGACGCGCAGACCCGCTTCGAGCTGGAGGACCTGCTGCGAAAGGTGCAGTCGGCTCACGGCAGCACCATCCTGCTGGTCACCCACGACATCGACGAGAGCGTCTACCTCGGTGACCGGGTGCTCGTGCTGTCGAAGTCGCCCGCCACGATCGTGGCCGACCTGACGGTGGACCTCCCCGCCGAACGCGACCAGATCACGACTCGGGAGTCCGCCGAGTTCGTGTCGCTGCGCGCGGAGGTGGCGAGGCTGCTGCAGAGCGGGGCCAAGACCCCCGCCGAGGTCGGCGGAAGTTAA